From the genome of Flavobacterium luteolum, one region includes:
- the cmk gene encoding (d)CMP kinase, with translation MKKITIAIDGFSSTGKSTLAKQLAKELEYVYVDTGAMYRAVAFFAMQHNLIGADFFKKEALVEALSDITLEFKFNADLGFAEMYLNGENVEKQIRTIEVSNFVSTVAAVSEVRAKLVEQQQAMGTNKAIVMDGRDIGTVVFPNAELKIFMTASAETRAQRRFDELQQKGDNVSYEEVLKNVVDRDYIDTHRADSPLIIADDAIEIDNSYLNKEEQFAAVLELVNDVVKTI, from the coding sequence TTGAAAAAAATTACCATTGCAATCGACGGATTTTCATCTACAGGAAAAAGCACTTTAGCAAAACAATTAGCAAAAGAACTGGAATATGTTTATGTAGATACAGGGGCAATGTACCGTGCGGTTGCCTTTTTTGCTATGCAGCATAATCTTATAGGAGCCGATTTCTTTAAAAAGGAAGCTTTGGTTGAAGCCTTGTCTGATATTACATTAGAATTTAAGTTTAATGCTGATTTGGGCTTTGCAGAAATGTATTTGAATGGTGAAAATGTCGAAAAGCAAATTAGAACTATCGAAGTTTCTAATTTTGTTAGCACTGTAGCGGCAGTTTCAGAAGTTCGTGCCAAGTTGGTAGAACAGCAGCAGGCAATGGGAACTAATAAAGCTATTGTTATGGATGGTCGTGATATTGGCACCGTGGTTTTTCCTAATGCTGAACTTAAAATCTTTATGACTGCCAGCGCAGAAACACGTGCACAAAGACGTTTTGATGAATTACAGCAAAAAGGTGATAATGTTTCTTATGAAGAAGTTTTAAAAAATGTTGTAGATAGAGATTATATAGATACTCACCGTGCAGATTCTCCTTTAATAATTGCTGATGATGCAATTGAAATTGATAATTCTTACTTAAATAAAGAGGAACAATTTGCCGCTGTTTTAGAATTGGTAAATGATGTTGTTAAAACAATATAA
- a CDS encoding murein L,D-transpeptidase catalytic domain-containing protein: MKKVIIISLLVFAILFVYFIVSDKNKVDLSSSDYKRIEAHVTDIKELIRKNPKYNDKIAFLIDMKIPSGKNRFFVYNLKTNKIIDKGLVAHGSGSETGKEGKLRFSNVPNSLSTSLGRYSIGNHYYGKFGKAYRLYGLDETNNNAFKRDIVFHYYYDVPYEEKDGYICNSYGCPMVNKKYFERIAKLIDGSKSDILMSIYY; the protein is encoded by the coding sequence ATGAAAAAAGTAATTATCATATCCCTTCTTGTTTTTGCGATTCTATTTGTTTATTTTATAGTTTCTGATAAAAATAAAGTTGATTTATCGTCTTCTGACTATAAAAGAATTGAAGCTCATGTTACTGATATTAAAGAGCTAATTCGTAAGAATCCGAAATACAATGATAAAATTGCTTTCTTGATAGATATGAAGATTCCTTCAGGGAAGAATCGTTTTTTTGTTTATAATTTAAAGACAAATAAAATTATAGACAAAGGTTTGGTTGCGCATGGATCTGGTTCTGAAACAGGGAAAGAAGGAAAACTTCGCTTTAGCAATGTTCCAAATTCATTAAGTACTTCATTAGGTAGATATTCTATCGGAAATCATTATTATGGAAAGTTTGGAAAAGCCTATAGATTGTATGGGTTAGATGAGACAAATAATAATGCTTTCAAACGGGATATTGTTTTTCATTATTATTATGATGTTCCGTATGAAGAGAAAGATGGCTACATTTGCAATAGTTATGGCTGCCCTATGGTTAATAAAAAATACTTTGAAAGAATAGCAAAATTAATTGATGGTTCTAAATCAGATATTTTAATGAGTATTTATTATTAA
- a CDS encoding ExbD/TolR family protein has translation MKNLPQKVRSRKLNSRVDLTAMVSVSFLLIIFFMVVGELSKPKLMELYSGRGGCGPEPQCNKSDENIVLTLLLDKNDKIITYHGLLAFPIQAPKEVNYEKNGIRKELMEKNKMVLEYSARLGKPGRGVTVIIKPTEKSNYGNLVDILDEIKMANITSYAIVPQFTPEESKLLASN, from the coding sequence ATGAAAAACCTACCTCAAAAAGTCAGAAGCAGAAAGTTAAATTCAAGAGTTGATTTAACAGCAATGGTTAGCGTTTCTTTTTTACTGATTATATTTTTTATGGTTGTTGGGGAATTATCTAAGCCAAAACTTATGGAACTATATTCTGGAAGAGGAGGTTGCGGTCCTGAGCCTCAATGTAATAAATCTGACGAAAATATTGTTTTAACTTTATTGCTTGATAAAAACGACAAAATAATAACTTACCATGGATTACTAGCATTTCCTATACAAGCCCCAAAAGAAGTTAACTATGAGAAAAATGGAATACGAAAAGAACTAATGGAGAAAAATAAAATGGTTTTAGAATATTCAGCAAGACTTGGCAAACCAGGAAGAGGAGTTACAGTCATTATAAAACCAACAGAAAAATCTAATTATGGAAATCTTGTAGATATATTAGATGAGATAAAAATGGCCAATATAACTTCTTATGCAATTGTACCTCAGTTTACACCAGAAGAATCAAAATTACTAGCCTCAAATTAA
- a CDS encoding ExbD/TolR family protein: protein MKNLPQKVRSRKLNSRVDLTAMVSVSFLLIIFFMVTIELRKNKAMYLSLPDYDAYTCEWTGGCGENRSYTILLGDDDKLVSYMGLLEVPKIAPKKFGYGKDGIRQELLKQNKKMLNYSAQLGRPGQGMVVIIKPSQKSNFKNLVDILDEMAIADISAYVIVNDFTPEESKLIALK from the coding sequence ATGAAAAACCTACCTCAAAAAGTCAGAAGCAGAAAGTTAAATTCAAGAGTTGATTTAACAGCAATGGTTAGCGTTTCTTTTTTACTGATTATATTTTTTATGGTCACAATAGAATTGCGAAAAAACAAAGCTATGTATTTAAGTCTACCGGATTATGATGCATATACATGCGAGTGGACAGGTGGCTGCGGAGAAAACCGATCCTATACAATTTTACTAGGGGATGATGATAAATTAGTATCTTATATGGGATTGCTAGAAGTCCCTAAAATTGCTCCAAAAAAATTTGGATATGGAAAGGACGGAATAAGACAAGAGTTATTAAAACAAAATAAAAAAATGCTTAATTATTCTGCTCAATTAGGAAGACCAGGACAAGGAATGGTAGTTATTATTAAACCTAGCCAAAAAAGCAATTTTAAGAATTTAGTTGATATTTTAGATGAAATGGCAATTGCAGATATAAGTGCATATGTAATTGTAAATGACTTTACACCTGAAGAATCAAAATTAATAGCTTTGAAATAA
- a CDS encoding ExbD/TolR family protein — protein MNNLPKKVRSKKLNSRVDLTAMVSVSFLLIIFFMLVGELSKSKGMDLALPEKDTCRWSHACIKADRVYTILLDKNDKIITYSGILEFPMEAPKEFKSGKNEIHQELFRKKKEVHNYMISVGKPMNGVIVIIKPSKKSNYGNLVNILDLMKVANIETYSIVDEFSAAESKLLASN, from the coding sequence ATGAATAATCTTCCAAAAAAAGTTCGAAGTAAAAAGCTAAATTCAAGGGTAGATTTAACAGCAATGGTTAGCGTCTCTTTTTTGCTGATTATATTTTTTATGCTTGTTGGTGAATTATCAAAATCTAAAGGAATGGATCTCGCATTGCCTGAAAAAGATACATGTAGATGGAGCCATGCATGCATCAAAGCTGATCGGGTCTATACCATATTATTAGACAAAAACGATAAAATAATAACTTATTCTGGAATATTAGAATTTCCAATGGAGGCGCCAAAGGAATTTAAATCTGGAAAAAATGAAATCCACCAAGAACTGTTTCGTAAAAAGAAAGAAGTTCATAATTATATGATTTCAGTAGGAAAACCAATGAATGGAGTAATTGTAATAATAAAGCCAAGTAAAAAATCGAACTATGGTAATTTAGTAAATATACTCGATCTAATGAAAGTTGCCAATATTGAAACGTATTCAATAGTTGATGAATTTAGTGCAGCAGAATCAAAATTATTAGCTTCAAATTAA
- a CDS encoding nucleoside permease, with product MGIKNRLIFMSFLQFFVWGAWLITIGNYWFGTKNWEGTQFGLVFGTMGIASLFMPTLTGIIADRWVNAEKLYGILHILYAAVLFGIAQVTTPDTFIIVMLLAMCCYMPTIALSNSISYTSLKLNNKNIVKDFPPIRVWGTIGFIVAMWITNLSGSKATEYQFYIAGVGALILGFYAFTLPKCEPQRLIKENATWIETFGLESFKLFANYKMALFFVFSMFLGGALQLTNAYGDVFLDEFKHFPKYADSFVIRYSTIIMSISQVSETLFILAIPFFLRRFGIKQVMLISMLAWVLRFGLFAFGDPVNGLWMIILSCIVYGMAFDFFNISGSLFVESNTDSKIRSSAQGLFMMMTNGVGAVLGSLTSGWAIDRFFTKSFANTTELAGFLQTDASNEKMVEFVKSQGNSISADGMFTNPVLMKDWHTIWLSFAAYALVIAIAFAILFKHKHDPKEIENLSH from the coding sequence ATGGGAATTAAAAACAGGTTAATCTTTATGAGCTTTCTTCAATTTTTTGTTTGGGGGGCTTGGCTGATAACAATTGGAAATTATTGGTTTGGAACCAAAAATTGGGAAGGAACACAATTTGGTTTAGTATTTGGAACCATGGGAATTGCTTCTTTATTTATGCCTACATTAACCGGAATTATTGCCGACAGATGGGTAAACGCTGAAAAATTGTATGGAATTCTTCATATTTTGTATGCAGCTGTTTTGTTTGGAATTGCACAAGTTACAACGCCAGATACTTTTATTATTGTAATGCTTTTGGCAATGTGCTGTTATATGCCAACAATCGCTTTAAGTAACTCAATATCTTACACTTCACTTAAATTAAATAACAAGAACATTGTAAAAGATTTTCCGCCAATACGTGTTTGGGGAACAATCGGTTTTATTGTAGCGATGTGGATTACAAATTTGAGTGGAAGTAAAGCTACAGAATATCAATTTTATATTGCTGGAGTTGGAGCTTTAATCTTAGGCTTTTACGCTTTTACCTTGCCAAAATGTGAGCCGCAGCGTTTGATTAAAGAAAATGCAACATGGATTGAAACTTTCGGACTAGAATCTTTTAAATTGTTTGCCAACTACAAAATGGCTTTGTTTTTTGTTTTTTCTATGTTTTTAGGAGGAGCGCTTCAATTGACAAATGCTTATGGAGATGTGTTTTTAGATGAGTTTAAACACTTTCCAAAATATGCAGATTCTTTTGTGATTAGATATTCAACTATTATTATGTCGATTTCACAGGTTTCTGAGACGTTGTTTATTCTAGCGATTCCGTTTTTCTTAAGACGTTTCGGAATCAAACAAGTGATGCTTATTAGTATGTTGGCGTGGGTTTTACGTTTCGGATTATTTGCTTTTGGAGATCCTGTAAATGGTTTATGGATGATTATCCTTTCTTGTATCGTTTACGGAATGGCATTTGATTTCTTTAATATTTCGGGTTCTTTATTCGTAGAAAGCAATACCGATTCTAAAATTCGTTCTTCTGCACAAGGTTTATTTATGATGATGACCAATGGAGTAGGAGCGGTTTTAGGAAGTTTGACTTCTGGCTGGGCAATTGATCGTTTTTTTACAAAATCGTTTGCTAATACAACAGAATTAGCTGGATTTTTACAAACAGATGCTTCAAACGAAAAGATGGTAGAATTTGTAAAAAGTCAAGGAAATTCAATTTCTGCAGACGGAATGTTTACAAATCCAGTTTTAATGAAAGACTGGCATACGATCTGGTTGTCGTTTGCGGCTTATGCATTGGTTATTGCAATAGCTTTTGCCATTTTGTTTAAACACAAACATGATCCGAAGGAAATTGAAAATTTGAGTCATTAA
- a CDS encoding fasciclin domain-containing protein gives MKTRKFLALAVLALGFAFTSNAQKSVMVGGAAMYPNKNIIENAVNSKDHTTLVAAVKAADLVTTLEGKGPFTVFAPTNQAFNKLPKGTVETLLKPENKKMLQNILTYHVVSGKWNASDIAKAIKEGKGNATIKAVNGGTLTAWMKGKDLYITDENGNKAKVTIADVNQSNGVIHVVDAVLLPKK, from the coding sequence ATGAAAACTAGAAAATTTTTAGCTCTTGCAGTTTTAGCTTTAGGATTTGCATTTACATCAAATGCGCAAAAATCGGTGATGGTTGGTGGTGCGGCGATGTATCCAAATAAAAATATTATTGAAAATGCCGTTAATTCAAAAGATCACACGACTTTGGTTGCTGCAGTAAAAGCGGCCGATTTAGTTACGACTTTAGAAGGAAAAGGCCCTTTTACCGTTTTTGCTCCAACAAATCAAGCTTTTAATAAATTGCCTAAAGGAACCGTTGAAACATTACTTAAACCAGAGAATAAAAAAATGCTTCAAAACATCTTGACTTATCATGTTGTTTCAGGAAAGTGGAATGCTTCGGATATTGCAAAAGCAATAAAAGAAGGTAAAGGAAACGCAACTATCAAAGCAGTAAACGGAGGAACATTAACAGCTTGGATGAAAGGAAAAGACTTATATATTACTGACGAGAATGGTAATAAAGCAAAAGTTACCATTGCAGATGTGAATCAGTCAAATGGTGTTATTCAT
- the rpsA gene encoding 30S ribosomal protein S1, producing the protein MSEQTKSQEEFLANFNWHNFQEGIDAVDEKNLQEFEELVSKTFIATDQEEVVEGVVVRITDRDVIVDINAKSEGVISLNEFRYNPNLKVGDKVEVLIDIREDKTGQLVLSHRKARTIKSWDRVIAANETGEIVNGFVKCRTKGGMIVDVFGIEAFLPGSQIDVKPIRDYDVYVNKMMEFKVVKINHEFKNVVVSHKALIEADIEVQKKEIIGQLQKGQVLEGVVKNITSYGVFIDLGGVDGLIHITDLSWSRINHPSEVLELDQKLNVVILDFDDEKTRIQLGLKQLNAHPWDALDANLTVGDKVKGKVVVIADYGAFIEVAEGVEGLIHVSEMSWSTHLRSAQDFVKVGDVVEAVILTLDREDRKMSLGIKQLTQDPWTDITSKYPVGSKHTGIVRNFTNFGIFVELEEGIDGLIYISDLSWTKKIKHPSEFVNVGEKLDVVVLELDVEGRKLSLGHKQTTANPWDQYEDSFAVGTIHTGEISEIVDKGATVEFGDDIVAFIPTRHLEKEDGKKLKKGDTADFKVIEFNKEFKRVVASHTAIFREEEEKNVKAAAETTTSASTNAPAATLGDNNDVLAALKAKMEKTEKK; encoded by the coding sequence ATGTCTGAACAAACAAAATCACAAGAAGAGTTTTTAGCAAATTTTAACTGGCACAACTTCCAAGAAGGAATCGATGCAGTAGATGAAAAAAACTTACAAGAGTTTGAAGAACTAGTATCAAAAACTTTCATCGCTACAGATCAAGAAGAAGTAGTTGAAGGAGTTGTAGTTAGAATTACAGATAGAGACGTTATCGTTGATATCAATGCTAAATCTGAAGGTGTTATTTCTTTAAACGAATTTCGTTACAACCCAAACTTAAAAGTAGGTGACAAAGTAGAAGTATTAATCGACATCCGTGAGGATAAAACAGGTCAATTAGTATTATCTCACAGAAAAGCACGTACTATCAAATCTTGGGATAGAGTTATTGCAGCTAATGAAACTGGAGAAATCGTTAACGGTTTTGTTAAATGTAGAACTAAAGGAGGTATGATTGTTGACGTATTCGGTATCGAAGCGTTCTTACCTGGATCTCAAATTGACGTTAAGCCAATTAGAGACTACGATGTATATGTAAACAAAATGATGGAATTCAAAGTGGTAAAAATCAACCACGAATTCAAAAACGTTGTTGTATCTCATAAAGCACTTATCGAGGCTGATATTGAAGTACAGAAAAAAGAGATCATCGGTCAATTACAAAAAGGACAAGTATTAGAAGGTGTTGTTAAAAACATTACTTCTTATGGTGTGTTCATTGACTTAGGTGGTGTTGACGGATTAATTCACATTACTGACCTTTCTTGGAGTAGAATCAACCACCCAAGTGAAGTTCTTGAATTAGACCAAAAATTAAACGTTGTAATCCTTGATTTCGATGATGAGAAAACAAGAATTCAATTAGGATTGAAACAATTAAACGCTCACCCATGGGATGCTTTAGATGCTAACTTAACTGTTGGTGATAAAGTTAAAGGTAAAGTAGTTGTAATCGCTGATTACGGTGCTTTCATCGAAGTTGCTGAAGGTGTTGAAGGTTTAATCCACGTTTCTGAAATGTCATGGTCAACTCACTTACGTTCTGCTCAGGACTTCGTGAAAGTTGGAGATGTTGTTGAAGCAGTTATCTTAACTCTTGACAGAGAAGATCGTAAGATGTCATTAGGTATCAAACAATTGACTCAAGATCCATGGACTGACATTACTTCTAAATACCCAGTAGGTTCTAAACATACAGGTATCGTTAGAAACTTCACAAACTTTGGTATTTTCGTAGAATTAGAAGAAGGAATTGATGGATTAATCTACATTTCTGATCTTTCTTGGACTAAGAAAATTAAACACCCATCTGAGTTTGTAAACGTTGGAGAAAAACTTGATGTTGTTGTATTAGAGTTAGATGTTGAAGGACGTAAATTATCTTTAGGTCACAAACAAACTACTGCTAATCCTTGGGATCAATACGAAGATTCTTTCGCTGTAGGAACTATCCACACAGGTGAGATTTCTGAAATCGTTGACAAAGGAGCTACTGTAGAATTCGGAGATGATATCGTTGCTTTCATTCCTACTCGTCACCTTGAAAAAGAAGACGGAAAGAAATTGAAAAAAGGTGATACAGCTGATTTCAAAGTAATCGAGTTCAACAAAGAATTCAAAAGAGTAGTTGCTTCTCATACTGCTATCTTCCGTGAAGAAGAAGAGAAAAACGTGAAAGCTGCTGCTGAAACTACTACATCTGCATCTACTAACGCACCAGCTGCGACTTTAGGTGACAACAATGATGTATTAGCTGCTTTAAAAGCTAAAATGGAAAAAACTGAGAAAAAATAA
- the porQ gene encoding type IX secretion system protein PorQ — MLKKVVLFFTVLICSFSFGQVGGRYTYQFLNLTTSPRQAALGGDIITIYDDDVNQAMSNPALINADMDNHLALNYGSYYGEASYGTASYAYTYDRHVQTFYAGVTYVNYGTFEGYDENGQATSNFTGSEGALSLGYAYNVPYTDFYIGASAKLITSSLESYNSIGGAVDLGFLYVNEMNDLNFALVFRNMGTQFTTYSGIKENLPFEIVAGISQELEHVPIRWHLSLENLQQWNISFSNPNRGETNIDGSTSPEKVSFVNNALRHVAFGVELFPKKAFNFRIGYNFRRGEELRVEEQRNFSGVSLGFGLRMNKLKFNYSYSRYTLAANTSLFGLTLNFQ; from the coding sequence ATGCTCAAAAAAGTTGTTTTATTCTTTACTGTTTTAATTTGTTCGTTTTCTTTCGGACAGGTCGGTGGGCGTTACACTTATCAATTTTTAAATCTTACTACTTCGCCAAGGCAAGCGGCATTAGGAGGAGATATAATTACGATATATGACGATGATGTAAATCAGGCCATGTCAAACCCCGCGTTAATAAACGCAGACATGGATAATCATTTAGCACTAAATTATGGAAGTTATTACGGAGAAGCCTCTTATGGTACTGCGTCGTATGCTTATACTTATGATCGCCATGTTCAGACTTTTTATGCCGGTGTTACTTACGTGAATTACGGTACATTTGAAGGTTATGACGAAAATGGTCAGGCTACTTCTAATTTTACGGGAAGTGAAGGCGCATTATCACTTGGGTATGCCTACAATGTTCCTTATACCGATTTTTACATTGGAGCAAGTGCCAAATTGATTACTTCGTCACTAGAAAGTTATAATTCAATTGGTGGTGCTGTTGACTTGGGTTTCTTGTATGTAAATGAAATGAATGATCTGAATTTTGCTCTTGTGTTTAGAAATATGGGAACGCAGTTTACGACTTATTCTGGAATCAAAGAAAATCTTCCTTTTGAAATCGTAGCTGGTATTTCGCAAGAATTAGAACATGTGCCAATTCGCTGGCATCTTTCGCTAGAAAATTTGCAGCAATGGAACATTTCTTTTTCTAATCCCAATCGTGGAGAAACTAATATTGACGGAAGTACAAGTCCAGAAAAAGTTTCATTTGTAAACAATGCTTTAAGGCACGTTGCATTTGGAGTGGAGCTTTTTCCTAAAAAAGCATTCAATTTTCGTATCGGGTATAACTTTAGAAGAGGAGAAGAATTAAGGGTGGAAGAACAACGTAATTTTTCTGGAGTTTCGTTGGGATTTGGTTTAAGAATGAATAAACTAAAATTCAATTATTCGTATTCTAGATATACTCTAGCGGCAAATACAAGTCTTTTTGGTTTAACCTTAAATTTTCAATAA